In a single window of the Neodiprion virginianus isolate iyNeoVirg1 chromosome 1, iyNeoVirg1.1, whole genome shotgun sequence genome:
- the LOC124296815 gene encoding rhodanese domain-containing protein CG4456-like → MMSSKRITGYYHQVVLSRFRSVNQRRYSLMNNNLVKNICGAKNLTQTYRSTSIAERDIRNISIATRLLAQTKVMKGEGDHGLNLNYEDILKAQKDDKILIVDVREDEEIKETGKLPGSIHIPMGEAVNAITNLPEKEFFDRYQKPKPTKDTKLIFSCRSGKRSATVQEEMLKQGYEKSYNYTGGWLDWESKQAPTA, encoded by the exons ATGATGTCCAGCAAAAGAATTACCGGATATTACCATCAAGTTGTATTATCGCGATTCAGAAGCGTGAATCAACGACGGTACTCACTGATGAACAATAACCTCGTAAAAAACATTTGCGGAGCGAAAAATCTCACCCAAACTTACCGGTCAACATCGATCG CGGAAAGAGacattcgaaatatttcaatagCTACTCGGCTTCTCGCGCAAACTAAAGTCATGAAAGGCGAAGGAGATCATGGTCTAAACTTGAACTACGAGGATATTTTGAAAGCACAAAAAGATGACAAGATTCTCATCGTTGATGTTAGAGAAGATGAAGAAATCAAAGAGACTGGAAAACTACCTGGCAGCATTCACATACcga TGGGGGAGGCCGTAAACGCAATAACAAATTTGCCAGAAAAGGAGTTTTTCGACAGATACCAAAAACCAAAACCCACCAAAGATACCAAACTTATATTTAGCTGTCGCTCAGGGAAACGAAGCGCCACCGTTCAGGAAGAGATGCTCAAACAGGGATATGAAAA GTCCTACAATTACACTGGCGGGTGGCTTGACTGGGAAAGTAAACAAGCACCAACGGCCTAA
- the LOC124296813 gene encoding NKAP family protein CG6066-like, which produces MHHDSKRSKYQRSERSSSSTHLHHRNNYTSQEDEFMDTRRRDREQIGLTGVERVWGKSPTRIDDSDDEEESSNKHRDELTSKEKKKRKKEKKKKSKKLKKEKKAKKSKKKRKKRRNSSSSSDNDESDSEQLQWVEKKTVEKSRKRHRGSSTDDSEDELVGPVQKQHVTLSAKDFGKALLPGEGAAMAAYVAEGKRIPRRGEIGLTSDEIASYESVGYVMSGSRHRRMEAVRIRKENQIYSADEKRALAMFSKEERQKRENLILGQFREMVNQKLAQEQNKD; this is translated from the exons ATGCACCATGATTCTAAACGGTCCAAGTATCAGAGAAGCGAGAGAAGTTCGAGCAGCACGCATTTGCATCACAG GAACAACTACACTTCCCAAGAAGATGAGTTTATGGATACACGAAGAAGGGACAGGGAACAGATCGGTCTTACCGGCGTAGAAAGAGTTTGGGGAAAATCTCCGACGCGGATTGACGA TTCGGACGACGAGGAGGAATCGTCGAACAAACACAGAGACGAATTAACctcaaaagagaaaaagaaaaggaagaaggagaagaaaaag aaaagtaaaaaattgaagaaagagaagaaggcaaagaaaagtaaaaagaaaagaaaaaagagacgGAACTCGTCCAGCAGCTCAGACAACGACGAAAGCGATTCTGAGCAGCTTCAATGGGTTGAGAAAAAGACAGTAGAAAAAAGTCGAAAGAGACATCGTGGCTCCAGCACTGATGATAGCGAAGACGAATTGGTAGGTCCTGTACAAAAACAACACGTCACTCTCTCTGCAAAGGACTTTGGAAAAGCCCTGCTTCCTGGCGAGGGAGCGGCTATGGCTGCCTATGTTGCGGAGGGAAAACGTATACCTAGAAGAGGTGAAATTGGCCTGACGTCGGACGAAATCGCGTCTTACGAGTCCGTCGGTTACGTCATGAGTGGAAGTCG GCATCGGCGTATGGAGGCTGTGCGTATTCGTAAGGAGAACCAAATTTATTCGGCGGATGAGAAGAGGGCGTTGGCGATGTTCAGCAAAGAGGAAAGGCAGAAGCGGGAAAATCTTATCCTGGGGCAATTCAGAGAGATGGTTAATCAAAAGCTTGCTCAGGAACAAAACAAGGATTGA